One genomic segment of candidate division KSB1 bacterium includes these proteins:
- a CDS encoding Rne/Rng family ribonuclease: MRKEIFINSSVGETRIAILEDGKLVELLTERPENERMVGDIYLGRVVNVVKGMRAAFVDIGLEQDAFLHFSDIGETLSDYHAFLDLEETGGDTRPPERATPNHRPIPKEGQEILVQIIKEPISTKGCRITTELSIAGRYMVIVPNSDMVGVSKKVMNLKEKRRLKKIAQAIKPKGFGLIIRTVAEDKDEASLRADLENLMRTWRKTEARLKKEKPPCLVYKDLAMASSVIRDLFTPDITRVVVDSRRLHQQTVSYLQEVAPQFVEKVELYRGKKPLFDTYGIEQEIEKSLSRKIWTRSGGYILFDHAEALTAIDVNSGKFMGRGGHDENALKINLEAAREIARQLRLRDIGGIIVIDFIDMIDPRLKRRLHDEFRRELRKDRAQSNISQISEFGMIEMTRERVRPSLLFSYSDPCPTCEGTGRVISKATVLTRIERWLMRYKFIGSERSLVLVVHSEMQRFLTAGLRSRIRRLMWKYWMKIQVLPDDTLRPEEFKFLSKRDGREIMI, encoded by the coding sequence ATGAGAAAAGAGATTTTCATCAACTCCTCGGTTGGCGAAACAAGGATTGCAATCCTTGAAGACGGAAAATTGGTGGAGCTACTGACCGAACGGCCGGAAAATGAGCGCATGGTGGGCGACATCTATCTGGGCAGGGTGGTCAATGTCGTCAAGGGGATGAGAGCCGCCTTTGTGGACATCGGCCTCGAACAAGACGCCTTCCTGCATTTCAGCGACATCGGGGAAACTCTGAGCGATTATCATGCTTTTCTCGATCTGGAGGAGACCGGAGGAGACACCCGCCCTCCGGAACGTGCCACCCCAAACCATCGCCCAATTCCCAAAGAGGGGCAGGAAATCCTGGTGCAGATCATCAAAGAGCCGATCAGCACCAAGGGCTGTCGCATCACCACCGAGTTGTCGATCGCGGGGCGATACATGGTGATCGTCCCCAACAGCGACATGGTGGGCGTCTCCAAGAAGGTGATGAATCTGAAGGAGAAGCGGCGGCTGAAAAAGATCGCCCAGGCGATCAAGCCCAAGGGTTTTGGTCTGATCATCCGTACCGTGGCAGAGGACAAGGACGAGGCCAGCCTGCGTGCTGACCTTGAAAATCTCATGCGGACCTGGCGCAAGACCGAAGCCCGCCTGAAGAAAGAGAAACCTCCCTGCCTGGTTTATAAAGATCTCGCCATGGCCTCCAGCGTGATTCGAGATCTGTTCACGCCCGACATCACCCGCGTGGTGGTCGATTCCCGCCGTCTGCATCAACAAACGGTCAGTTATCTTCAGGAAGTAGCCCCCCAATTCGTGGAGAAGGTCGAGCTGTACCGCGGCAAGAAGCCGTTGTTCGACACCTACGGCATCGAGCAGGAGATCGAAAAGAGTCTGTCGCGCAAAATCTGGACGCGCAGCGGCGGCTACATCCTGTTCGACCATGCCGAAGCGCTCACCGCCATCGATGTCAACAGCGGCAAGTTCATGGGGCGGGGCGGACACGATGAAAACGCGCTGAAGATCAATCTCGAAGCCGCGCGTGAAATCGCCCGGCAGCTTCGCCTGCGGGATATTGGCGGGATCATCGTCATCGACTTCATTGACATGATCGATCCCCGCCTCAAACGCCGCCTGCATGACGAATTCCGCCGTGAGCTCCGCAAAGACCGCGCCCAGTCCAACATCAGCCAAATCAGTGAATTCGGCATGATCGAGATGACGCGCGAAAGGGTGCGCCCCAGCCTGCTCTTCTCCTACTCGGACCCCTGCCCTACCTGCGAAGGCACCGGCCGCGTGATCTCCAAAGCCACGGTGCTCACGCGCATCGAGCGCTGGCTGATGCGCTACAAATTTATCGGCAGCGAGCGCAGTCTCGTGCTGGTGGTCCATTCCGAAATGCAGCGTTTCCTGACCGCCGGTTTGCGCAGCCGGATCCGCCGGCTGATGTGGAAGTATTGGATGAAAATCCAGGTCCTGCCGGATGACACGCTGCGTCCCGAGGAGTTCAAGTTCCTCTCCAAACGAGACGGGCGGGAAATCATGATTTAG
- the rplU gene encoding 50S ribosomal protein L21, whose product MYALVEIAGEQFRVEKNAKIRTQKLAGEYGTSVSFDRVLLVNNEGQMLVGQPLVAGAKVEGTIVDQDRDPKVLVFKKKRRKGYRKLNGHRQHKTVVRIDNIIV is encoded by the coding sequence ATGTATGCCCTGGTGGAAATTGCAGGCGAGCAATTCCGAGTGGAGAAAAACGCCAAGATTCGCACGCAGAAGCTGGCCGGCGAATACGGCACCAGCGTTTCGTTTGATCGGGTGTTGCTGGTGAACAACGAGGGCCAGATGCTGGTGGGGCAGCCGCTGGTGGCGGGTGCCAAGGTGGAAGGCACCATCGTCGATCAGGATCGCGACCCCAAAGTGCTGGTCTTCAAAAAGAAACGACGCAAAGGCTACCGCAAGCTCAATGGCCACCGCCAGCACAAGACCGTGGTTCGTATCGACAATATCATTGTTTAG
- the rpmA gene encoding 50S ribosomal protein L27, producing the protein MAHKKGVGSSRNGRDSNPQYLGVKRYDGERVLAGNILVRQRGTRIHPGENVGLGSDDTLFALVTGRVKFSRLGKTRKKVSVIAE; encoded by the coding sequence ATGGCTCATAAAAAGGGCGTGGGCAGCTCGCGCAACGGGCGCGACAGCAACCCGCAATATCTGGGCGTGAAGCGCTATGACGGCGAGAGGGTTCTGGCCGGCAACATTCTGGTGCGCCAGCGCGGCACGCGTATTCATCCCGGCGAGAATGTCGGCCTCGGCAGCGATGACACCCTCTTCGCGCTGGTCACCGGCAGGGTCAAATTCAGCCGGCTTGGAAAAACCAGAAAAAAAGTCAGTGTGATCGCTGAATAA
- the mdh gene encoding malate dehydrogenase — protein sequence MKITVVGAGHVGATTTLRLAEKRLANEIVLIDILEGIPAGKGLDLWESAPVEGFDCKIIGSTNDYSLTRDSDLVVITAGLARKPGMSRDDLQVKNAGIVKAVTESIVHQSPQCKIIVVTNPLDVMTYVAMKVSGFEPHRVFGMAGVLDTARYRTFIAMELGVSVRDISALVLGGHGDDMVPLPRLTTVGGIPLTELMSQDRIDAIVERTRNGGAEIVKLLKEGSAYYAPSAAVAEMAESVLRDAKRVLPCAAWLNGEYGLHNVYCGVPVKLGKNGVEKIYELKLTEAELKMLHASAGHVKESIAKLKL from the coding sequence ATGAAGATCACTGTTGTGGGAGCAGGACATGTGGGCGCGACGACCACCCTGCGGCTGGCCGAAAAGCGCCTGGCCAATGAAATCGTGTTGATCGACATTCTCGAAGGCATTCCGGCGGGCAAGGGCCTGGATTTGTGGGAATCCGCACCGGTCGAGGGCTTCGATTGCAAGATCATCGGCTCCACCAATGATTATTCGCTCACCCGGGATTCCGACCTGGTGGTCATCACCGCCGGCCTGGCGCGCAAACCCGGCATGAGCCGTGATGATTTGCAGGTAAAGAATGCCGGCATCGTCAAGGCGGTGACCGAAAGCATCGTCCATCAGTCGCCGCAGTGCAAGATCATCGTGGTCACCAATCCCCTCGACGTCATGACCTACGTGGCGATGAAAGTCAGCGGCTTTGAACCCCATCGTGTCTTTGGCATGGCAGGCGTGCTGGACACGGCGCGCTACCGCACTTTCATCGCGATGGAACTCGGGGTGTCGGTGCGGGACATCAGCGCGCTGGTGCTCGGCGGCCACGGTGATGACATGGTGCCGCTGCCCCGGCTGACCACGGTCGGCGGCATCCCGCTCACCGAGCTGATGAGCCAGGACCGCATCGACGCGATTGTCGAGCGCACGCGCAACGGCGGCGCCGAGATCGTGAAGCTCCTGAAAGAAGGCAGCGCCTATTACGCACCCTCCGCCGCGGTCGCAGAAATGGCGGAATCGGTGTTGCGCGATGCTAAACGCGTGCTGCCCTGCGCCGCCTGGCTGAACGGTGAGTACGGTCTGCACAACGTGTATTGCGGCGTCCCGGTTAAACTCGGCAAAAACGGCGTCGAAAAAATCTACGAACTCAAGCTCACCGAGGCCGAGCTGAAGATGCTGCACGCCTCCGCCGGCCACGTCAAGGAAAGCATCGCGAAGCTCAAGCTGTGA
- a CDS encoding MATE family efflux transporter yields the protein MTGKSSPGKFDRELIDGPMLRAFWKLAWPTVLQNFIGGLQGIIDHVMVGRLVGYSGNAAIGVSWQIFLVVVVFISSVFSGMGVLVARFAGAGEAAKVNRVVYQAFLTAFALSCLVLAPLGYLCTPPLLELVHAQPAVTAEALPYLRLMFVCSIGMLTFFMLGGALRSAGDAKTPLRLGMLMTMLNLIFNFLFIPVLGTAGAALGTVLAAGVASALGIYLLFSQRLVVQFSRAMNWRPDWSIITSLFRFGLPTGFQGVAMNLAGVMMLRFIGSLSQSAAAHAAYAIGYTELFSLITWTSVGLMSATAALTGQNLGAGRIDRARLAAHTAARLGLTLAATVGALFLFVPVHLLALFGMREPAVVQIGVQLLHHLSISGLFITVALVYTGGLQGTGDTRSPLYITLIAQIIVPLGYCGYFQFARDLQAGDVWRAIVLGHLTRAVLTYLRFRQGKWAAIKVDIKPAKV from the coding sequence ATGACAGGAAAATCGTCTCCCGGGAAATTCGATCGCGAGCTGATCGATGGCCCGATGCTGCGCGCGTTTTGGAAATTGGCGTGGCCGACGGTACTGCAGAATTTCATCGGCGGTCTGCAGGGCATCATCGATCATGTCATGGTGGGCAGACTGGTGGGTTACAGTGGCAACGCCGCCATTGGCGTGAGCTGGCAGATTTTTCTGGTGGTGGTGGTGTTCATCAGCTCCGTCTTCAGCGGCATGGGCGTGTTGGTGGCGCGCTTTGCCGGTGCCGGTGAGGCCGCCAAAGTGAACCGGGTGGTTTATCAGGCTTTTTTGACAGCCTTCGCCCTGTCGTGTCTGGTGCTGGCGCCGCTCGGTTATCTTTGCACGCCGCCGCTGCTGGAGCTGGTGCATGCCCAGCCGGCGGTCACGGCGGAAGCCCTGCCCTATTTGCGCCTGATGTTCGTGTGCAGCATCGGCATGCTGACGTTCTTCATGCTCGGCGGCGCTTTGCGTTCTGCCGGCGACGCGAAAACACCGCTGCGCCTGGGCATGCTGATGACCATGCTCAATTTGATTTTCAACTTCCTGTTCATTCCCGTGCTCGGCACGGCGGGTGCGGCACTGGGCACCGTGCTCGCCGCAGGTGTTGCTTCCGCGCTGGGGATTTATCTGCTTTTCTCGCAGCGCCTGGTGGTGCAATTTTCCCGCGCGATGAACTGGCGGCCCGACTGGAGCATCATCACTTCATTGTTTCGCTTCGGCCTGCCCACCGGCTTCCAGGGCGTGGCGATGAATCTCGCCGGCGTGATGATGCTGCGTTTCATCGGCTCGCTGTCGCAAAGTGCCGCCGCTCACGCCGCCTATGCCATCGGCTACACGGAGCTGTTTTCATTAATCACCTGGACTTCGGTGGGTTTGATGAGCGCAACCGCGGCCCTGACCGGACAGAACCTCGGCGCCGGCAGGATCGACCGCGCCCGGCTGGCGGCCCACACCGCGGCGCGCCTGGGACTGACGCTGGCGGCGACGGTGGGCGCATTGTTCCTCTTTGTTCCCGTACACTTGCTCGCCCTGTTCGGCATGCGCGAGCCGGCGGTGGTGCAGATCGGCGTGCAATTGCTCCATCACCTGAGCATCTCCGGCTTGTTCATCACCGTGGCGCTGGTCTACACCGGCGGATTGCAGGGCACGGGCGACACGCGCAGCCCGCTTTACATTACCCTGATCGCACAAATTATCGTGCCCCTCGGCTATTGTGGTTACTTCCAGTTCGCGCGCGATTTGCAGGCGGGTGACGTGTGGCGGGCGATCGTCCTGGGGCATCTCACGCGCGCGGTGCTGACGTATCTGCGCTTTCGACAGGGGAAATGGGCGGCGATCAAAGTCGATATCAAGCCGGCGAAAGTGTGA